Proteins co-encoded in one Proteobacteria bacterium CG1_02_64_396 genomic window:
- a CDS encoding 2-keto-4-pentenoate hydratase, translating into MNTVSFTGQPIAPSKIVCVGRNYAAHIAELGNETPEEPVIFVKPNSAIGARPLASTADEIHYEGEIALLIQGGAIAGVGFGLDLTKRAVQLRLKTKGLPWERAKGFDGAAVFSDFVPFVGDLDSLRLELWIDGARVQAGGVARMLFKPQALLAEVATFMTLADGDLLMTGTPEGVGAIHTGQQMVGKVFAGARLLVEVGWTVG; encoded by the coding sequence ATGAATACGGTTTCTTTTACCGGCCAACCCATCGCCCCCAGCAAGATCGTCTGCGTCGGGCGCAATTACGCCGCCCACATCGCCGAGCTGGGCAACGAAACCCCGGAAGAGCCGGTGATTTTCGTCAAACCCAACTCGGCCATTGGGGCGCGTCCGCTCGCCAGCACAGCGGACGAGATCCACTACGAGGGGGAGATCGCCTTGTTGATTCAGGGAGGGGCCATCGCCGGGGTCGGCTTCGGTCTCGACCTGACCAAGCGGGCGGTGCAATTGCGGCTCAAAACCAAGGGGCTACCCTGGGAGCGGGCCAAAGGCTTCGACGGAGCGGCGGTTTTTTCCGATTTCGTCCCTTTCGTCGGCGATCTCGATTCCTTACGGCTGGAGCTATGGATCGACGGGGCGCGGGTTCAGGCCGGTGGGGTGGCGCGGATGCTCTTCAAACCCCAGGCGCTGCTGGCGGAGGTGGCGACCTTCATGACCCTGGCCGACGGCGACCTGCTCATGACCGGCACCCCGGAGGGGGTCGGGGCGATTCACACCGGGCAGCAAATGGTAGGAAAGGTGTTTGCGGGGGCGCGACTGTTGGTGGAGGTGGGGTGGACGGTGGGATGA
- a CDS encoding restriction endonuclease — MGRDIKAAAIQVLQQAGTALHARDITERIMAAGLWQSGGKTPDATVSARLYSDIKNNGEKSPFVKVGPQTFALRDSAEIPSGAWPAPTAVQEAPEPTPASAGFSFTDCAQKVLEEFGDKKPMHYKEITEKALQKGWLVTGGKTPEATMYAQVITEIKRQQKRGERPRFVQHGRGYVGLSQWMGRGLAFQIEQHNQQVRKALRERLLAMNPGEFEELISQLLAEMGFEMVEVTKLSGDGGIDVRGTLVVGDVVRIKMAVQVKKWKLKNNIQAPVVQQVRGSLGAHEQGLIITTSDFSPGAAKEAAQSDKTPIALMNGEQLVMLLMEHGIGVHRSTPDLFEIDEDGANGLSNSDDRKKEGLR; from the coding sequence ATGGGCAGAGACATCAAAGCGGCCGCCATCCAGGTGTTGCAACAGGCCGGAACGGCTCTGCACGCTAGGGACATCACCGAGAGGATCATGGCCGCCGGTCTCTGGCAGTCCGGCGGCAAGACCCCAGATGCCACCGTCAGCGCCCGGCTCTACTCCGACATCAAGAACAACGGTGAGAAGTCGCCCTTTGTAAAGGTCGGCCCTCAGACCTTCGCGCTGCGGGATTCCGCTGAAATACCGAGCGGCGCTTGGCCGGCTCCTACGGCCGTCCAAGAGGCGCCAGAACCCACCCCTGCAAGCGCTGGTTTTTCGTTCACCGATTGCGCGCAGAAAGTGCTTGAGGAGTTCGGCGACAAGAAACCGATGCACTACAAGGAGATTACCGAGAAGGCCCTGCAAAAAGGTTGGCTGGTGACGGGTGGTAAAACGCCCGAGGCCACCATGTACGCCCAGGTGATCACCGAGATCAAGCGCCAGCAGAAACGCGGTGAGCGGCCCCGCTTCGTTCAGCACGGCCGAGGCTATGTGGGCCTGAGCCAATGGATGGGGCGCGGTTTGGCGTTTCAAATCGAGCAGCACAATCAGCAGGTCCGAAAGGCTCTGCGTGAGCGTCTGCTGGCCATGAACCCCGGCGAGTTCGAGGAGCTTATTTCGCAGTTGCTGGCGGAGATGGGCTTCGAGATGGTCGAGGTAACCAAACTCAGCGGCGACGGCGGCATCGATGTCCGGGGCACCCTGGTGGTGGGCGACGTGGTCCGCATCAAGATGGCCGTCCAGGTCAAGAAGTGGAAGCTCAAGAACAACATCCAGGCCCCGGTGGTACAGCAGGTGCGCGGCAGCCTCGGAGCGCACGAGCAAGGCCTGATCATCACCACAAGCGACTTCAGCCCAGGAGCCGCCAAGGAAGCTGCCCAATCCGACAAGACCCCCATCGCCCTGATGAACGGGGAACAGCTTGTGATGCTGCTGATGGAGCACGGCATCGGCGTCCATCGCTCGACGCCTGATTTGTTTGAAATCGATGAGGATGGGGCAAACGGTCTCAGCAACTCCGACGATAGAAAGAAGGAGGGGCTGAGATGA
- a CDS encoding transcriptional regulator, with the protein MIRQPENFPATVKEVRRQLALSQEELAHALGVSFATVNRWENGKTVPSKLAQRQFKKFCEEKKISQTGLYEMKGN; encoded by the coding sequence ATGATCCGCCAGCCCGAAAACTTTCCGGCCACGGTCAAGGAGGTGCGGCGGCAGCTGGCGCTCTCCCAGGAGGAACTGGCCCACGCCCTGGGGGTGAGCTTCGCCACGGTCAATCGTTGGGAAAATGGGAAGACGGTGCCTTCGAAGCTGGCTCAGCGGCAGTTCAAGAAGTTTTGTGAAGAAAAGAAGATCAGCCAGACAGGGCTGTATGAAATGAAGGGGAATTGA
- a CDS encoding DNA polymerase subunit beta, whose product MNRQRALDLLSRSKPELQARFGVTRLALFGSTARDTASRDSDVDVLVAFDGPATSKRYFGVQFYLKDLLGCPVDLVTEKALRPELRAYIEQEQVNV is encoded by the coding sequence ATGAACAGACAACGTGCTCTTGACCTGCTGAGCCGCAGCAAGCCGGAGTTGCAGGCCCGTTTCGGCGTGACGCGGCTGGCCCTGTTCGGCTCCACCGCCCGCGATACGGCGAGCAGAGACAGTGATGTCGATGTGCTGGTGGCCTTCGACGGTCCGGCCACCTCCAAGCGCTATTTCGGCGTGCAGTTCTACCTGAAGGACCTGCTCGGCTGTCCGGTCGATCTGGTCACCGAAAAGGCCCTGCGGCCGGAGTTGCGCGCCTATATTGAACAGGAGCAGGTCAATGTCTGA
- a CDS encoding SsrA-binding protein, translating into MAVSKAKKDKKPERLIASNRKAFHDYEVLERLEAGLELVGTEVKALREGKGNLADAHVTFHHNEAYLLAGHISPYSHGNRENHAPDRTRRLLLHRQEINRIMGKVKEKGLTVIPLDLHWSKNRVKVELGLCRGKKLHDKRQADKDRDWAREKGRILKSGARGG; encoded by the coding sequence ATGGCCGTGAGCAAAGCGAAGAAAGACAAAAAACCGGAGCGGCTGATCGCCAGCAACCGCAAAGCCTTCCACGACTACGAGGTCTTGGAGCGCTTGGAGGCGGGGCTGGAACTCGTCGGCACCGAGGTTAAGGCGCTGCGCGAGGGCAAGGGCAACCTTGCCGACGCCCACGTCACCTTTCACCACAACGAAGCCTATCTGCTGGCAGGGCACATCAGCCCTTACAGCCACGGCAACCGGGAAAACCACGCCCCCGACCGCACCCGCCGCCTGCTGCTGCATCGGCAGGAGATCAACCGGATCATGGGCAAGGTCAAAGAGAAGGGGTTGACCGTCATCCCCCTCGACCTGCACTGGAGCAAAAACCGGGTGAAGGTGGAGCTGGGGCTGTGCCGGGGCAAAAAGCTGCACGACAAGCGGCAGGCCGATAAAGACCGGGATTGGGCGCGGGAGAAGGGGCGAATCCTGAAGAGCGGAGCACGGGGGGGTTAA
- a CDS encoding 4-hydroxy-tetrahydrodipicolinate synthase, whose product MFQGSMVALITPFRDGQVDEVALRALVEWHIAEGTDAIVATGTTGESATLSHAEHHDVIRIVVEQTKGRIPVIAGTGSNATRESLELTAFAKEAGADAALLITPYYNKPTQEGLYQHYKTIAEAVHLPIMLYNVPGRTAVNMSAETVARLAEIPNVVSIKEATADMELASNILRLAGNKIELISGDDATVLPFMAIGGKGVISVTANIAPRMVSDMVHACLEGRWDDARVLHMKLLHINKLMFVESNPIPVKAAVAMLGRCGEELRLPLTPLSEQYRQPLWEEMQGLGLVSGN is encoded by the coding sequence ATGTTCCAAGGATCCATGGTCGCCCTGATTACCCCCTTCCGGGACGGGCAGGTTGACGAAGTGGCGCTGCGCGCCCTGGTCGAGTGGCATATCGCCGAGGGGACCGACGCCATCGTCGCCACCGGCACCACCGGCGAGTCGGCCACCCTGAGCCACGCCGAGCACCACGATGTCATCCGCATCGTGGTCGAGCAGACCAAGGGGCGCATCCCAGTCATCGCCGGGACCGGGTCCAACGCCACCCGCGAATCGCTGGAGCTGACCGCCTTTGCCAAGGAGGCGGGGGCCGACGCGGCGCTGCTGATTACCCCCTACTACAACAAGCCGACCCAAGAGGGACTCTACCAGCACTACAAGACCATCGCCGAGGCGGTCCACCTGCCGATCATGCTTTACAACGTCCCTGGGCGAACGGCGGTGAACATGAGCGCCGAGACGGTCGCACGTCTGGCCGAGATTCCCAACGTGGTGAGCATCAAAGAGGCGACCGCCGACATGGAGCTGGCCTCGAACATCCTGCGGCTGGCTGGCAACAAGATTGAGCTGATCAGCGGCGACGACGCCACCGTGCTCCCCTTCATGGCGATCGGGGGCAAAGGGGTCATCTCGGTGACCGCCAACATCGCCCCACGCATGGTCAGCGACATGGTCCACGCCTGCCTCGAAGGGCGGTGGGACGACGCCCGCGTGCTGCACATGAAGCTGCTGCACATCAACAAACTGATGTTCGTGGAATCCAACCCGATCCCGGTTAAGGCGGCGGTCGCCATGCTGGGGCGCTGCGGCGAGGAACTGCGTTTGCCCCTGACGCCGCTGTCGGAGCAGTACCGCCAGCCGCTGTGGGAGGAGATGCAGGGTTTGGGGTTGGTGTCAGGCAACTGA
- a CDS encoding peroxiredoxin, producing the protein MTLAIGEAAPEFSLPNAAGQTVHLSDLRGQWVVLYFYPKDMTPGCTTEAQEFRDLKEALAAKNAVVLGASKDSVARHAKFQDKEGLNFCLISDADADLCERYGVWQEKKNYGKTYMGIVRSTFLIDPEGKIAKVWTKVKVKGHAQAVFEAIP; encoded by the coding sequence ATGACGCTTGCCATTGGCGAAGCCGCACCCGAGTTTTCTCTTCCCAATGCCGCCGGACAAACCGTGCATTTGAGTGATCTGCGCGGCCAGTGGGTGGTGCTGTATTTCTACCCCAAAGATATGACCCCCGGTTGCACCACCGAGGCCCAGGAGTTCCGCGATCTCAAAGAGGCCCTGGCCGCCAAGAACGCGGTGGTGCTGGGGGCGAGCAAAGATTCGGTGGCCCGTCACGCCAAGTTTCAAGACAAAGAGGGGCTCAATTTCTGCTTGATCTCCGATGCCGACGCCGACCTATGCGAGCGCTACGGCGTCTGGCAAGAAAAGAAGAACTACGGCAAGACCTACATGGGGATCGTCCGCTCCACCTTTTTGATTGACCCCGAGGGGAAGATCGCCAAGGTGTGGACCAAGGTGAAGGTCAAGGGGCATGCCCAGGCGGTATTTGAGGCGATCCCATAA
- a CDS encoding methylthioribulose-1-phosphate dehydratase: MTPPPSILTEFKRRLAARGWMPATSGNLSLKVGGDPLTFWVSVSGRDKAVDKADDFIQVVWAGGKLERKGGPAADPRKPSAEAKVHGRIYEATDAGCVLHVHTLPAALLSKLCPGDILQFQGLELIKAFGMWEEDAVLTVPLASNPADFDALARAVAGAICEGVPGVLVRGHGLYAWGADGPAAIRHLEAFEFLFAYAVEALKLTGETPWPS; encoded by the coding sequence ATGACCCCACCCCCCTCGATCCTCACCGAATTCAAACGCCGCCTCGCCGCTCGCGGTTGGATGCCCGCCACCAGCGGCAATCTGTCGCTCAAGGTGGGGGGGGATCCGCTCACCTTTTGGGTCTCGGTCTCGGGGCGCGATAAAGCGGTCGACAAGGCCGACGATTTTATTCAGGTCGTTTGGGCGGGGGGCAAGCTGGAGCGCAAAGGGGGCCCCGCCGCCGACCCCCGCAAACCCTCGGCCGAGGCCAAGGTGCACGGTCGTATTTACGAGGCGACCGATGCAGGCTGCGTGCTGCACGTCCACACCCTGCCCGCTGCGTTGCTGTCGAAGCTGTGCCCCGGCGACATCCTGCAATTCCAGGGTTTGGAGCTCATCAAGGCCTTCGGCATGTGGGAGGAGGATGCGGTGCTCACCGTGCCGCTCGCCTCCAATCCCGCCGATTTCGACGCCTTGGCGCGGGCGGTGGCCGGGGCGATTTGCGAAGGGGTGCCGGGGGTGTTGGTACGGGGGCATGGGTTGTACGCTTGGGGCGCGGACGGCCCCGCCGCCATCCGCCACCTGGAAGCCTTCGAATTCCTTTTTGCATACGCCGTCGAGGCGCTGAAATTGACAGGGGAGACGCCATGGCCGTCGTGA
- a CDS encoding plasmid stabilization protein, which translates to MKVHWTRSAESHLDAIHRYIAQDSPVYAQRMVDRITRRSMQIAAFPRSGRIVPEYGHDAIREVFESSYRIIYRIYSDRIDVLAVLHGAQARLNSQF; encoded by the coding sequence ATGAAGGTTCATTGGACCCGGTCGGCTGAAAGTCACCTTGATGCCATCCATCGGTATATCGCGCAGGACTCGCCTGTATATGCCCAGCGGATGGTGGATCGCATTACCCGCCGCTCGATGCAAATCGCGGCTTTTCCCAGGTCGGGGCGAATAGTGCCCGAGTATGGCCACGATGCGATTCGGGAGGTGTTCGAATCTTCGTACCGCATCATCTACCGGATTTATTCCGACAGAATCGATGTCTTGGCCGTCCTTCACGGCGCTCAAGCACGACTGAACAGCCAATTCTGA
- a CDS encoding glutaredoxin 3, which produces MSQPRIEIYVTTICPYCVRAKTLLQKKGLQYVEINAEDPAVRAAMVERAGGMRTVPQIFIGKTHVGGCDDLYALEKADKLDPLVAAEAAQAAG; this is translated from the coding sequence ATGTCCCAACCCCGCATCGAAATCTACGTCACCACCATCTGCCCCTACTGCGTCCGGGCCAAAACCCTGCTGCAAAAAAAGGGGCTGCAATACGTCGAGATCAATGCCGAGGATCCCGCCGTTCGCGCCGCCATGGTCGAGCGGGCGGGGGGGATGCGCACCGTGCCGCAGATCTTCATCGGGAAGACCCACGTCGGCGGCTGCGACGACCTCTACGCGCTTGAAAAAGCCGACAAGCTCGATCCCCTGGTCGCCGCCGAGGCGGCCCAAGCGGCAGGCTAA
- a CDS encoding acylphosphatase has protein sequence MSPGVRAVRFIISGRVQGVWFRDSMRKEAERLGIQGWVRNRPDRSVEAVAQGESERVEALIAWAWQGPPMARVEEVVVEEIAADPGVDGFRVRG, from the coding sequence ATGAGTCCAGGGGTGCGGGCGGTACGGTTCATCATCAGCGGTCGGGTGCAGGGGGTTTGGTTTCGCGACTCCATGCGCAAAGAGGCGGAGCGGCTGGGGATTCAGGGCTGGGTGCGCAATCGTCCCGACCGCAGCGTCGAGGCGGTTGCGCAAGGGGAGTCGGAGCGGGTCGAGGCGCTGATCGCCTGGGCCTGGCAGGGGCCGCCGATGGCCCGAGTGGAGGAGGTGGTGGTGGAAGAGATCGCGGCCGATCCGGGGGTCGATGGGTTTCGGGTGCGGGGGTAG
- a CDS encoding SAM-dependent methyltransferase yields the protein MLRVHELLSIYFEVVSILKLGKRLQRIEAMVAPEYAHIWDCCCDHGLLGASLLARQAAPTIHFVDTVPKLMDELEAKLQRFFPDVPAQYQTHCRDVTTLPLWQYVGRQLVIIAGVGGQAMAGMVASLHRQCRTTAIDFLLCPVRDQFALRQQLIRLDFGLIDEVLLEENRRFYEILWVSSGGDPQRPRVSAVGESFWQTDCVEQAKVAADYLSKTLDHYRRMQRGRGAEVGIVIEAYRGVRT from the coding sequence CTGCTTCGGGTTCATGAACTTTTGAGCATTTATTTCGAGGTGGTATCGATCTTGAAACTCGGCAAGCGCTTGCAACGGATCGAAGCGATGGTTGCGCCGGAGTACGCCCACATTTGGGATTGTTGCTGCGACCATGGCTTGCTCGGGGCCTCGTTGTTGGCCCGACAAGCGGCCCCAACGATTCATTTTGTCGATACCGTCCCCAAACTCATGGACGAGTTGGAGGCCAAGCTGCAACGGTTTTTCCCCGATGTGCCCGCGCAGTACCAAACCCACTGTCGTGACGTGACCACCCTGCCGCTTTGGCAATATGTGGGACGCCAGCTGGTGATCATCGCCGGCGTCGGCGGGCAAGCGATGGCCGGGATGGTCGCATCGCTGCATCGGCAATGCCGCACGACCGCCATCGATTTTTTGCTCTGCCCCGTGCGCGATCAATTTGCGCTGCGCCAACAACTCATTCGGCTCGATTTCGGCCTGATCGATGAGGTGTTGCTGGAGGAAAATCGCAGGTTCTACGAAATCCTGTGGGTCTCCTCGGGGGGCGATCCGCAACGACCTAGGGTCAGTGCCGTCGGGGAATCGTTTTGGCAAACCGACTGCGTCGAACAGGCCAAGGTCGCAGCCGATTACCTGAGCAAAACCTTGGACCATTATCGCAGGATGCAGCGGGGGAGGGGTGCAGAAGTGGGGATTGTTATTGAGGCTTATCGGGGGGTAAGGACGTGA
- a CDS encoding twin arginine-targeting protein translocase TatC, whose protein sequence is MTTQALPPGEEEAPQGQPLLEHLRELRKRIIVVMAILAVGVAVCFEYADPLYRVLMAPLVEAMGDSGKLIYTGLPEVFFTYLKVAILAAFILTSPLTFYQIWAFVAPGLYRSEKRGFLAFVVGSVGLFALGAAFAYFLVFPLIFKFFLGFANETIEALPAVKEYLSLVVKLIFAFGVAFEVPLICLVLAKVGILTPRAMAEKRRYVYVGMFVIGALLTPPDVISQVMLAIPMILLFEVGVALARWIYPESQEDETSSA, encoded by the coding sequence ATGACCACCCAGGCGTTGCCGCCGGGCGAGGAGGAGGCCCCTCAGGGGCAGCCCCTGCTCGAACATCTGCGCGAGCTGCGTAAGCGAATCATCGTCGTTATGGCGATTCTCGCCGTCGGGGTGGCGGTTTGTTTTGAGTATGCAGACCCCCTCTACCGCGTGCTGATGGCCCCCTTGGTCGAGGCGATGGGCGATTCGGGCAAGCTGATCTACACCGGCCTGCCCGAGGTCTTCTTCACCTACCTCAAGGTGGCAATCCTGGCCGCCTTCATCCTGACCAGCCCCCTGACCTTCTACCAAATCTGGGCCTTTGTGGCGCCGGGGTTGTACCGTTCTGAGAAACGGGGTTTTTTGGCCTTTGTGGTCGGCTCGGTGGGGCTTTTTGCGCTGGGGGCGGCGTTCGCCTACTTCCTGGTCTTCCCCCTGATCTTCAAGTTCTTCCTCGGTTTTGCCAACGAGACCATCGAGGCGCTTCCCGCAGTGAAGGAGTATCTCAGTCTGGTGGTGAAGTTGATTTTTGCCTTTGGGGTGGCCTTCGAGGTGCCGCTGATTTGTTTGGTGTTGGCCAAGGTAGGGATCCTGACCCCACGGGCGATGGCCGAAAAACGGCGCTATGTTTATGTGGGCATGTTCGTGATCGGCGCCCTGCTCACCCCCCCCGATGTTATCAGTCAGGTGATGCTCGCCATCCCCATGATTCTGCTCTTCGAAGTGGGGGTGGCGCTGGCCCGCTGGATCTATCCCGAATCGCAGGAGGACGAAACCTCTTCCGCGTAA
- a CDS encoding peptidoglycan-associated lipoprotein translates to MTIRTWIAMAAATAWLVSCAPTPPVEEEPVAKPADQGQTAPTDTGSTMEGQGVGDGSDVAAGDVTDDVAGDQTGQQGGDQAVAQDQTPVVLEPSHTIYFDFDRSEIRPGDRAILEANAEWLKANGNVTVILEGHCDERGTREYNLGLGQRRADSALKVLVALGVNASQIQTVSYGEDRPVDPGHNEDAWALNRRVELVIQ, encoded by the coding sequence ATGACCATCAGAACCTGGATCGCTATGGCTGCCGCCACCGCGTGGCTCGTCTCCTGTGCCCCAACCCCCCCCGTCGAGGAGGAGCCGGTGGCCAAACCTGCCGACCAGGGTCAGACCGCCCCTACCGATACCGGCAGCACGATGGAGGGTCAGGGGGTTGGTGATGGCTCCGATGTGGCTGCTGGTGATGTGACGGATGATGTGGCGGGCGATCAAACCGGGCAGCAGGGGGGCGATCAGGCGGTCGCCCAGGATCAAACCCCCGTGGTGCTTGAGCCGAGTCATACCATTTACTTCGACTTTGACCGCTCCGAGATTCGCCCCGGCGACCGGGCGATTCTTGAAGCCAATGCAGAGTGGCTCAAGGCCAACGGCAACGTCACGGTGATCCTTGAAGGGCATTGCGACGAGCGGGGTACTCGGGAGTACAACCTGGGTCTGGGCCAACGCCGTGCCGATTCCGCCCTTAAGGTGCTGGTTGCCCTCGGAGTCAACGCCAGCCAGATTCAGACCGTCAGTTATGGCGAGGATCGTCCCGTCGATCCAGGCCACAACGAAGATGCCTGGGCCTTGAATCGCCGGGTTGAGCTGGTCATTCAGTAA
- a CDS encoding tol-pal system protein YbgF — protein sequence MLGRISHHLLLLAACACALTGCVTADDLLAVQAQVDENRDRVSALERRLEAVEARFTQAQKELGIQQKGMVSRIGEVEEIRSSLAFVQGQVDTVMHRQDGVDQGAKRLRADVDLRLQDIETALDRLQKQVERAVNQPTPPVAASSGATTTAGSQKAPKDLYTDAYLLLKAGEFEHAIAAFTKFLEIHPDTEFSDNAQYWLGESYYALGRYDRAAVEFTRSIQKYPKGKKLAASTLKLGYSYQALGQTDDARAAYNKVVGDFPGTPEAAKAADKLKEIDAATSH from the coding sequence ATGCTTGGTCGTATCTCCCACCATTTGCTGCTGCTTGCCGCCTGTGCCTGCGCCCTGACCGGGTGTGTGACCGCCGATGATCTGTTGGCGGTCCAGGCCCAGGTCGACGAAAACCGTGACCGTGTCTCCGCCTTGGAGCGCCGCCTAGAGGCGGTCGAGGCCCGGTTTACTCAAGCTCAAAAAGAGCTGGGGATTCAGCAGAAGGGGATGGTTTCGCGCATCGGCGAGGTCGAAGAGATCCGCAGCAGCTTGGCCTTCGTGCAGGGTCAGGTCGACACGGTGATGCACCGTCAAGATGGGGTCGATCAGGGGGCCAAGCGGCTGCGCGCCGATGTCGACTTGCGCCTGCAAGACATCGAAACGGCGCTCGACCGGCTGCAAAAGCAAGTCGAACGGGCCGTCAACCAACCCACGCCCCCCGTGGCTGCCAGTTCGGGGGCAACGACGACGGCGGGATCGCAAAAGGCGCCCAAGGATCTCTACACCGACGCCTATCTGTTGCTCAAGGCCGGCGAGTTCGAACACGCCATCGCCGCGTTTACCAAATTCCTTGAGATCCACCCCGATACCGAGTTCTCCGACAACGCCCAGTACTGGTTGGGGGAGAGCTACTACGCCCTGGGTCGCTACGACCGGGCGGCGGTCGAGTTCACCCGCTCGATCCAGAAGTACCCCAAGGGGAAGAAGCTGGCCGCCAGCACCTTGAAGTTGGGCTACAGCTATCAGGCGTTGGGTCAAACCGACGACGCCAGGGCTGCCTACAACAAGGTTGTCGGCGATTTCCCCGGTACCCCCGAAGCGGCCAAGGCCGCCGACAAACTCAAAGAAATCGATGCGGCGACAAGCCACTGA
- a CDS encoding 7-cyano-7-deazaguanine synthase QueC — MPKGSDGANQTKAVVLLSGGLDSATALGYAVACGYRVTALSFRYGQRHRIELEASRRVAHHFGITDHRIVDLPVEAFLGSSLTGQGEVGKGGVQAGVIPATYVPARNTIFLSLALGVAEVLGAQAIFIGVNAVDYSGYPDCRPEFIGAFQAMADRATKAGVEGVGPRVEAPLLRLTKGQIIQLGSRLGVDYGLTSSCYDPSESGAPCGGCDSCRLRAEGFAEAGVRDPLLVRA, encoded by the coding sequence ATGCCCAAGGGGTCTGACGGCGCAAATCAAACCAAGGCGGTGGTGCTGCTCTCGGGGGGGCTCGATTCGGCCACCGCCCTGGGCTATGCGGTCGCCTGCGGCTATCGGGTCACCGCCTTGAGTTTTCGCTACGGCCAGCGCCATCGCATCGAGCTGGAGGCTTCGCGTCGGGTCGCCCACCACTTTGGCATCACCGACCACCGCATCGTCGACCTGCCGGTCGAGGCGTTTTTGGGCTCCTCCTTGACCGGACAGGGTGAAGTCGGCAAGGGGGGGGTGCAGGCGGGGGTGATTCCGGCGACCTACGTCCCGGCCCGCAACACCATCTTTTTGTCGTTGGCCCTCGGGGTTGCCGAGGTGCTGGGAGCCCAGGCGATCTTCATCGGGGTCAACGCCGTCGACTACTCCGGTTACCCTGACTGTCGACCCGAGTTCATCGGCGCCTTTCAGGCGATGGCCGACCGGGCGACCAAGGCGGGGGTCGAGGGGGTGGGGCCTCGCGTCGAGGCGCCGCTGCTGCGGCTGACCAAGGGGCAAATCATTCAGCTTGGCAGCCGTTTGGGCGTCGACTACGGCTTGACCTCGTCGTGTTACGACCCGAGCGAAAGCGGCGCCCCCTGCGGCGGCTGCGACTCCTGCCGTCTGCGGGCCGAGGGATTTGCCGAAGCTGGTGTGCGTGATCCGCTGTTGGTCCGGGCATGA
- a CDS encoding phosphoribosylformylglycinamidine cyclo-ligase, translated as MSAKKPVTYKEAGVDTHAGAELVNRIKPKVKATFRPEVMADLGGFGALFRPELAGMERPVLVSATDGVGTKLKLAFISGKFDTVGIDLVAMCVNDLVVQGAEPLFFLDYFATGKLDVGVAETVVGGIADGCTIAGCSLIGGETAEMPDFYSAGEFDLAGFAVGVVDEPKVIDGSKVRAGDVILGLPSSGVHSNGFSLVRRLFTEQELLAGTEGSRWVDRLLTPTTIYVKPLLALIQKVEVHALCHITGGGFYENVPRVIPEGLAAEFTWGSWPMLPLFDEIQDRAAIDRREMASTFNCGVGMMVVLPAAQAEAAQAALNEAGLTSYQIGKVTTLQKTGGERVLIHGI; from the coding sequence ATGAGCGCGAAGAAGCCGGTGACCTACAAAGAGGCCGGTGTCGACACCCACGCAGGTGCCGAGCTGGTCAACCGGATCAAACCCAAGGTCAAAGCGACCTTCCGTCCCGAGGTGATGGCCGATCTAGGGGGTTTCGGTGCCCTATTTCGCCCCGAACTTGCCGGGATGGAACGGCCGGTGTTGGTCTCCGCCACCGACGGTGTGGGGACGAAACTCAAGCTGGCCTTCATTTCAGGCAAGTTCGACACCGTCGGCATCGATCTGGTCGCCATGTGTGTGAACGACCTGGTGGTGCAGGGGGCCGAGCCGCTGTTCTTCCTCGACTACTTCGCCACCGGCAAGCTCGATGTTGGTGTGGCCGAGACGGTGGTCGGAGGAATTGCCGACGGCTGCACCATCGCCGGTTGCTCTCTGATCGGGGGCGAGACCGCCGAGATGCCCGATTTTTACAGCGCCGGGGAGTTCGATCTGGCGGGCTTTGCGGTCGGTGTGGTCGACGAGCCCAAGGTGATCGACGGCTCGAAGGTACGGGCGGGCGATGTGATTCTGGGGTTGCCGTCGTCCGGGGTGCACAGCAACGGCTTTTCTCTGGTGCGCCGCCTCTTCACCGAACAAGAGCTGTTGGCAGGGACGGAGGGCAGCCGCTGGGTCGACCGCCTGCTGACCCCCACCACGATCTATGTCAAACCGCTCTTGGCCTTGATCCAAAAGGTCGAGGTCCATGCCCTGTGCCACATCACCGGCGGCGGCTTTTACGAAAACGTCCCCCGGGTGATCCCCGAGGGGCTGGCGGCCGAGTTTACCTGGGGCTCCTGGCCGATGTTGCCGCTGTTCGACGAGATCCAGGATCGGGCCGCCATCGACCGGCGCGAGATGGCCTCCACCTTCAACTGTGGGGTGGGGATGATGGTGGTGCTGCCCGCCGCTCAGGCCGAAGCGGCCCAGGCCGCTTTAAATGAGGCGGGGTTGACCTCGTACCAGATCGGCAAGGTGACGACCCTGCAAAAAACCGGGGGGGAAAGGGTGCTCATCCATGGCATCTGA